A single Phycisphaerae bacterium DNA region contains:
- a CDS encoding tetratricopeptide repeat protein: MSESPTTSSLPTAAARLHRRAGVLLSLCAAAATILATHATLTAGFTSGDDQRFVTEHLLVARPSLSHAIELMTTVHGDLYQPLPMISFQLNQAFADRLPNSRFGVSAYGFHLTNVVIHAINAALAALLAWRISRRMAIGLLVGLLFACHPFTIEPVAWVSGRMMLLGAMFSLLTLLICLGPISSRNDRGEGSAHAQFAQTIGAVSCWIAALLCKVLPAVPFAAAWIAFRENAMSAWKSKLRYLTLILLMAAGAGLAAYTSRVAGFVTDDSEFASTPVVRFLCGARYYLENYIYPATLSPWVPPPNDVPLGSLTSLVGIGEIALLFFAALLLRKRLPTGYIGIVLFVLLLAPFMAAPAARRFAAADRYMYLPIFGLHLALAAALVRASDWLNRRFTPSMPHRFLVLPMLVILLPWILRCWSQSQFWKDTVSRDARVLAMYPDEPLAHYEYAKALNFDDRPNDAMRVLTDALGRWPNNPRLLAQLGEAYRQAGDWRSAEQALRQALKGMPRHSTTLYHLALVLDQLQRRAEAIDILTTLIQSRPGFLPALTTLGRWRIEAGDTTAGVEALEDALRVNPNSRTAHFELARHFMSQSRWQEAIDHLKCITRLSEDDAQAQFQLAIALSGAGHTAEAIAVYDRLIEKDESNIAIRLNRASALAFIGNTDRAEQDYIYIATERPDLLEPFVALHEILAEQRRFDRILEFWQFRVESLGANGETLACLAWGQMLSGRMRAAEETTSRISHDDENLRLAQWTTVYRAAIEKDDSGLAKGLGELASNDFIGEFASPEARWRFRIIESSMAALPRDVKQSRAGRYLLGCLLLEAGQRDSALIAFKAITHEAADDQWTAASRSRIKSIEASARESTTSSPAMPTN, encoded by the coding sequence CCGACGACATCCTCTCTGCCGACTGCCGCGGCGCGCCTGCATCGCCGTGCCGGCGTTCTGCTCTCGCTCTGCGCGGCCGCAGCCACGATCCTGGCCACGCACGCGACGCTCACCGCGGGGTTCACCAGCGGCGATGACCAGCGATTCGTCACCGAGCACCTCCTGGTCGCCCGGCCGAGCCTGAGTCACGCAATCGAGCTCATGACAACTGTGCATGGCGATCTCTACCAGCCGCTGCCGATGATCAGCTTCCAGTTGAATCAGGCATTCGCGGATCGATTGCCGAACAGTCGATTCGGCGTCAGCGCCTACGGATTTCATCTGACGAACGTGGTGATACACGCCATCAATGCCGCACTGGCGGCACTGCTGGCATGGAGAATTTCCCGCCGGATGGCCATCGGCCTGCTGGTCGGGCTTCTGTTCGCGTGTCATCCATTCACGATAGAGCCGGTGGCGTGGGTGTCGGGACGGATGATGCTGCTCGGCGCGATGTTTTCGCTGCTGACGTTGCTCATCTGCCTGGGACCGATCAGTTCCCGGAATGATCGCGGCGAAGGCAGCGCCCACGCTCAATTCGCGCAAACAATCGGCGCGGTCTCCTGCTGGATCGCGGCGCTTCTCTGCAAAGTGCTGCCCGCGGTGCCGTTCGCGGCGGCATGGATTGCCTTTCGCGAAAATGCGATGTCGGCCTGGAAGTCGAAACTCCGCTACCTGACGCTCATCCTGCTTATGGCGGCGGGCGCGGGACTCGCGGCGTACACTTCTCGAGTCGCGGGATTCGTGACCGACGATTCGGAGTTCGCCTCAACACCGGTCGTGCGATTTCTCTGCGGTGCCCGGTATTACCTTGAGAACTACATTTATCCGGCCACGCTTTCGCCGTGGGTGCCGCCACCGAATGATGTCCCGCTCGGCTCGCTGACGTCCCTCGTCGGCATTGGCGAGATCGCCCTGCTGTTTTTCGCGGCGCTGTTGCTGCGTAAGCGGCTGCCGACCGGATATATCGGGATTGTTCTTTTCGTGCTGCTGCTCGCCCCCTTCATGGCGGCGCCGGCCGCGCGGCGCTTCGCTGCGGCCGATCGTTATATGTATCTGCCGATTTTCGGATTGCACCTGGCGCTGGCGGCCGCCCTGGTCCGCGCGTCGGATTGGCTGAATCGACGATTCACACCCTCGATGCCGCATCGATTCCTTGTTTTGCCGATGCTGGTGATCCTGCTGCCTTGGATACTGCGTTGCTGGAGCCAGTCGCAATTCTGGAAAGATACCGTCTCGCGCGATGCGCGCGTGCTTGCGATGTATCCCGACGAGCCGCTGGCCCATTACGAGTACGCCAAGGCGCTGAATTTCGACGATCGACCGAATGACGCGATGCGCGTCCTCACCGACGCGCTGGGCCGCTGGCCCAACAATCCGCGGCTACTCGCGCAGCTCGGAGAGGCCTATCGACAGGCGGGCGATTGGCGCTCCGCCGAGCAGGCGCTGCGACAGGCGCTAAAAGGAATGCCGCGCCATTCGACGACGCTGTACCACCTCGCGCTCGTGCTCGATCAGCTTCAACGACGTGCCGAGGCAATCGATATTCTGACCACGCTCATCCAATCGCGCCCCGGCTTCCTTCCGGCACTCACCACACTCGGGCGATGGCGGATCGAGGCCGGCGACACGACGGCCGGTGTCGAAGCGCTTGAGGATGCTCTGCGAGTCAATCCGAACAGCCGAACCGCCCACTTCGAACTCGCCCGCCATTTCATGTCGCAATCGCGATGGCAGGAGGCGATTGATCACCTGAAGTGCATCACCCGACTGAGCGAGGATGACGCCCAGGCGCAGTTTCAACTGGCCATCGCCCTGTCCGGGGCGGGCCACACGGCCGAAGCGATCGCCGTTTATGATCGATTGATCGAGAAGGATGAATCCAATATCGCGATTCGGCTGAATCGTGCCTCGGCGCTGGCATTCATTGGAAACACCGATCGGGCCGAGCAGGATTACATCTACATCGCCACGGAACGGCCGGACCTGCTGGAGCCGTTCGTCGCACTGCATGAGATTCTGGCCGAGCAGCGCCGCTTCGATCGCATCCTGGAGTTCTGGCAGTTCCGCGTCGAAAGTCTCGGTGCAAACGGTGAGACACTGGCTTGCCTTGCATGGGGCCAGATGCTCTCCGGCCGCATGCGCGCCGCCGAGGAGACAACGTCGCGCATCAGCCATGACGATGAGAATCTGCGATTAGCCCAGTGGACCACCGTCTATCGGGCGGCCATCGAGAAGGACGACTCGGGGTTGGCGAAGGGGCTTGGAGAACTGGCATCGAACGATTTCATCGGCGAATTCGCATCACCCGAAGCGCGTTGGCGCTTTCGGATCATTGAATCATCCATGGCGGCGCTTCCCCGCGATGTGAAACAGTCTCGAGCGGGTCGATACCTGCTCGGCTGTCTGCTCCTCGAGGCGGGACAGCGCGACAGCGCCCTCATCGCATTCAAGGCGATCACTCACGAAGCGGCCGACGATCAATGGACGGCCGCATCGCGTTCTCGCATAAAGTCGATCGAGGCATCGGCCCGCGAGTCGACGACTTCATCTCCCGCAATGCCCACGAACTAA